Proteins from a genomic interval of Oncorhynchus kisutch isolate 150728-3 linkage group LG28, Okis_V2, whole genome shotgun sequence:
- the LOC109873105 gene encoding hypoxia up-regulated protein 1 isoform X4 → MCQSSLSGTTTRLDPMRSRRVLGPMVTMRRKMLWALFCLVLALLPSQTASVAVMSVDLGSEWMKVAIVKPGVPMEIALNKESRRKTPIAVCLKENERLFGDGALGVSVKNPKFVYRYLQSLLGKKHDNPQVAFYQKRFSEHQLVKDASRGTVVFRNSEIMQYSPEELLGMVLNYSRGLAQDFAEQPIKDAVITVPAFFNQAERRAVLQAAQMAGVKVLQLINDNTAVALNYGVFRRKDINSTAQNMMFYDMGSGSTTATIVTYQTVKTKDSGTQPQLQIRGVGFDRSLGGFEMDLRLRDHLAKLFNEQKKTKKDVRENHRAMAKLLKEAQRLKTVLSANAEFMAQVEGLLDEMDFKAKVTRVEFEALCADLFERVPGPVQEALSSAEMSLDEIEQVILVGGSTRVPKVQEVLLKSVGKEELGKNINADEAAAMGAVYQAAALSKAFKVKPFLVREAAVFPIQVEFTRETEDEDGSRSLKHNKRILFQRMAPYPQRKVITFNRYTDDFAFDINYGDLSFLGQNDLSVFGSLNLTTVQLSGVSSSFQKHMDAESKGIKAHFNMDESGMLLLDRVESVFETIVEEKDEESTLTKLGNTISSLFGGGSSEPNANVTEPVQDEEEVPSESGKEQSKEEAAPQEEKQEPGEKQEEEVPTQEKTKGEALDSKADPQEGGKNGVAEEEAKEEEKEAKEAAEEEKEAAAEEKEAAEEEKAAGKEEKDAAAAKKAKPQKRTKFSEDVSVELQVNDILNPSLEAIASSNKKLQDLTDRDLEKQEREKTLNSLEAFIFETQDKMYQEEYQAVVSEEEKETITTKLSEASAWMDEDGYSAVTKELREKLQELRKLCKAMFFRVEERRKWPDHLAALESMLNHSSFFLRSVKLTPEDDQIFTEVELKTLDRVINETITWKNDTVAEQEKRSPTERPVLLSKDIESKLSLLDREVHYLLNKAKFAKPRAKAKANSTVSESSSKANSTVSESSSKANSTVSESSSKANSSKTEEKVIHPKEENKDKEATKVVQPGEEPPTKEPTGQNTDSSSQSQPKDETASTESTEKDQSEKHVGDEL, encoded by the exons GGAGTCCAGGAGGAAAACTCCAATAGCTGTGTGTTTGAAAGAAAATGAGCGACTTTTTGGAGACGGTGCATTAGGAGTG TCTGTGAAGAACCCCAAATTTGTCTATAGGTATCTTCAGAGCCTCCTAGGCAAGAAGCACGACAACCCACAGGTGGCGTTCTACCAGAAACGTTTCTCCGAGCACCAACTGGTGAAAGATGCGAGTCGGGGCACAGTTGTCTTTAGAAACTCGGA AATAATGCAGTACTCTCCAGAGGAGCTCCTGGGCATGGTTTTGAACTATTCACGTGGACTGGCTCAGGACTTTGCAG AGCAGCCCATCAAAGATGCAGTGATCACCGTCCCAGCCTTTTTCAATCAGGCAGAGCGTAGGGCGGTCCTGCAGGCCGCACAGATGGCAGGTGTTAAGGTTCTTCAGCTCATCAACGACAACACGGCGGTGGCGCTCAACTACGGTGTCTTCAGGAGGAAAGACATCAACAGCACAGCTCAG AACATGATGTTCTATGACATGGGTTCAGGCAGCACGACGGCAACCATCGTCACATACCAGACAGTCAAGACCAAAGATTCTGGCACCCAGCCACAGCTCCAGATCCGAGGAGTAGG GTTTGACCGCTCTCTGGGGGGCTTTGAGATGGATCTGCGGCTGCGGGACCACCTAGCCAAGCTGTTCAACGAGCAGAAGAAGACCAAGAAGGACGTGAGGGAGAACCACCGCGCCATGGCCAAGCTCCTCAAGGAGGCCCAGAGACTCAAGACGGTGCTGAGCGCCAACGCCGAATTCATGGCACAG GTGGAGGGGCTTCTAGATGAAATGGACTTCAAGGCCAAAGTGACCCGTGTGGAGTTTGAGGCCCTGTGTGCTGACCTGTTTGAGAGAGTGCCTGGACCCGTACAGGAGGCCCTTAGCTCTGCAGAGATGTCCCTG GACGAGATTGAACAGGTGATCCTGGTGGGCGGCTCCACCCGAGTGCCTAAGGTGCAGGAGGTGCTGCTCAAATCCGTTGGGAA agaggagCTGGGAAAGAACATCAATGCAGACGAGGCTGCAGCTATGGGTGCTGTGTACCAGGCCGCTGCCCTCAGCAAGGCCTTTAAAGTTAAACCCTTCCTGGTCAGGGAGGCAGCTGTTTTCCCCATCCAG GTGGAGTTCACCAGGGAGACGGAGGATGAGGATGGCTCCAGGAGCCTGAAACACAACAAGCGTATCCTGTTCCAGAGGATGGCCCCCTACCCCCAGCGCAAGGTCATCACCTTCAACCGCTACACTGATGACTTTGCCTTTGACATCAACTATGGAGACCTCAGCTTCTTGGGCCAAAATGACCTCAG TGTGTTTGGCTCTCTCAACCTGACCACAGTGCAGCTGTCTGGGGTGAGCAGCAGCTTCCAGAAGCACATGGATGCTGAGTCCAAGGGCATCAAGGCCCACTTCAACATGGATGAGAGTGGCATGCTCCTCCTGGACCGG gtggAGTCTGTCTTTGAGACTATTGtagaggagaaggatgaggaatCAACTCTGACAA AACTAGGAAATACCATTTCCAGCCTGTTTGGAGGGGGATCCTCAGAGCCCAATGCAAATGTGACGGAACCAGTTCAG GATGAGGAGGAGGTTCCTTCAGAGTCTGGGAAGGAGCAGAGCAAGGAGGAGGCTGCtccccaggaagagaagcaggAGCCTggggagaaacaggaggaggaggtccCAACCCAAGAGAAGACTAAGGGAGAGGCATTGGACAGCAAGGCTGACCCTCAG GAGGGAGGAAAAAATGGAGTGGCGGAGGAGGAGgcgaaggaggaggagaaggaggcgaAGGAGGCggcggaggaggagaaggaggcggCGGCGGAGGAGAAGGAGGCGGCGGAGGAGGAGAAGGCGGctgggaaggaggagaaggacgCAGCGGCGGCGAAGAAAGCCAAGCCTCAGAAGAGAACTAAGTTCTCTGAAGATGTCTCAGTGGAGCTCCAAGTGAACGACATCCTTAACCCTAGCTTGGAAGCTATCGCCTCCTCAAACAAGAA GCTCCAAGACCTGACTGATAGAGACCTGGAGaagcaggagagggagaagaccCTGAACAGCCTTGAGGCATTCATTTTTGAGACCCAG GACAAGATGTACCAGGAGGAGTACCAGGCGGTGGtgtcagaggaggagaaggagaccaTCACGACCAAGCTGAGCGAGGCGTCGGCCTGGATGGATGAGGATGGCTACTCTGCAGTCACCAAGGAGCTGCGGGAAAAGCTGCAGGAGCTCAGGAAACTGTGCAAGGCCATGTTCTTCCGTGTGGAGGAGCGCAGGAAGTGGCCCGACCACCTGGCCGCCCTGGAGAGCATGCTCAACCACTCCAGCTTCTTCCTCAG GAGCGTCAAACTAACACCAGAGGACGACCAAATCTTCACCGAAGTGGAGCTGAAGACGTTAGACAGAGTGATCAACGAGACCATT ACGTGGAAGAATGACACGGTGGCCGAGCAGGAGAAGCGTTCTCCCACAGAGCGGCCCGTGCTGCTGTCCAAAGACATAGAGTCCAAGCTGTCTCTGCTGGACCGCGAGGTCCACTACCTGCTGAACAAGGCCAAGTTTGCCAAGCCCAGGGCCAAGGCCAAGGCCAACAGCACCGTCTCGGAGAGCAGCAGCAAGGCCAACAGCACCGTCTCGGAGAGCAGCAGCAAGGCCAACAGCACCGTCTCGGAGAGCAGCAGCAAGGCCAACAGCAGCAAAACAGAGGAGAAAGTCATACATCCCAAGGAGGAGAATAAAGACAAAG AAGCCACTAAGGTGGTGCAGCCAGGAGAGGAACCGCCCACCAAAGAGCCCACTGGACAGAACACAGATTCGTCCAGCCAATCGCAGCCTAAAGATGAAACTGCAAGTACAG AATCAACAGAGAAAGACCAGTCCGAAAAGCATGTAGGGGATGAGTTATAA
- the LOC109873105 gene encoding hypoxia up-regulated protein 1 isoform X5, with protein MRRKMLWALFCLVLALLPSQTASVAVMSVDLGSEWMKVAIVKPGVPMEIALNKESRRKTPIAVCLKENERLFGDGALGVSVKNPKFVYRYLQSLLGKKHDNPQVAFYQKRFSEHQLVKDASRGTVVFRNSEIMQYSPEELLGMVLNYSRGLAQDFAEQPIKDAVITVPAFFNQAERRAVLQAAQMAGVKVLQLINDNTAVALNYGVFRRKDINSTAQNMMFYDMGSGSTTATIVTYQTVKTKDSGTQPQLQIRGVGFDRSLGGFEMDLRLRDHLAKLFNEQKKTKKDVRENHRAMAKLLKEAQRLKTVLSANAEFMAQVEGLLDEMDFKAKVTRVEFEALCADLFERVPGPVQEALSSAEMSLDEIEQVILVGGSTRVPKVQEVLLKSVGKEELGKNINADEAAAMGAVYQAAALSKAFKVKPFLVREAAVFPIQVEFTRETEDEDGSRSLKHNKRILFQRMAPYPQRKVITFNRYTDDFAFDINYGDLSFLGQNDLSVFGSLNLTTVQLSGVSSSFQKHMDAESKGIKAHFNMDESGMLLLDRVESVFETIVEEKDEESTLTKLGNTISSLFGGGSSEPNANVTEPVQDEEEVPSESGKEQSKEEAAPQEEKQEPGEKQEEEVPTQEKTKGEALDSKADPQEGGKNGVAEEEAKEEEKEAKEAAEEEKEAAAEEKEAAEEEKAAGKEEKDAAAAKKAKPQKRTKFSEDVSVELQVNDILNPSLEAIASSNKKLQDLTDRDLEKQEREKTLNSLEAFIFETQDKMYQEEYQAVVSEEEKETITTKLSEASAWMDEDGYSAVTKELREKLQELRKLCKAMFFRVEERRKWPDHLAALESMLNHSSFFLRSVKLTPEDDQIFTEVELKTLDRVINETITWKNDTVAEQEKRSPTERPVLLSKDIESKLSLLDREVHYLLNKAKFAKPRAKAKANSTVSESSSKANSTVSESSSKANSTVSESSSKANSSKTEEKVIHPKEENKDKEATKVVQPGEEPPTKEPTGQNTDSSSQSQPKDETASTESTEKDQSEKHVGDEL; from the exons GGAGTCCAGGAGGAAAACTCCAATAGCTGTGTGTTTGAAAGAAAATGAGCGACTTTTTGGAGACGGTGCATTAGGAGTG TCTGTGAAGAACCCCAAATTTGTCTATAGGTATCTTCAGAGCCTCCTAGGCAAGAAGCACGACAACCCACAGGTGGCGTTCTACCAGAAACGTTTCTCCGAGCACCAACTGGTGAAAGATGCGAGTCGGGGCACAGTTGTCTTTAGAAACTCGGA AATAATGCAGTACTCTCCAGAGGAGCTCCTGGGCATGGTTTTGAACTATTCACGTGGACTGGCTCAGGACTTTGCAG AGCAGCCCATCAAAGATGCAGTGATCACCGTCCCAGCCTTTTTCAATCAGGCAGAGCGTAGGGCGGTCCTGCAGGCCGCACAGATGGCAGGTGTTAAGGTTCTTCAGCTCATCAACGACAACACGGCGGTGGCGCTCAACTACGGTGTCTTCAGGAGGAAAGACATCAACAGCACAGCTCAG AACATGATGTTCTATGACATGGGTTCAGGCAGCACGACGGCAACCATCGTCACATACCAGACAGTCAAGACCAAAGATTCTGGCACCCAGCCACAGCTCCAGATCCGAGGAGTAGG GTTTGACCGCTCTCTGGGGGGCTTTGAGATGGATCTGCGGCTGCGGGACCACCTAGCCAAGCTGTTCAACGAGCAGAAGAAGACCAAGAAGGACGTGAGGGAGAACCACCGCGCCATGGCCAAGCTCCTCAAGGAGGCCCAGAGACTCAAGACGGTGCTGAGCGCCAACGCCGAATTCATGGCACAG GTGGAGGGGCTTCTAGATGAAATGGACTTCAAGGCCAAAGTGACCCGTGTGGAGTTTGAGGCCCTGTGTGCTGACCTGTTTGAGAGAGTGCCTGGACCCGTACAGGAGGCCCTTAGCTCTGCAGAGATGTCCCTG GACGAGATTGAACAGGTGATCCTGGTGGGCGGCTCCACCCGAGTGCCTAAGGTGCAGGAGGTGCTGCTCAAATCCGTTGGGAA agaggagCTGGGAAAGAACATCAATGCAGACGAGGCTGCAGCTATGGGTGCTGTGTACCAGGCCGCTGCCCTCAGCAAGGCCTTTAAAGTTAAACCCTTCCTGGTCAGGGAGGCAGCTGTTTTCCCCATCCAG GTGGAGTTCACCAGGGAGACGGAGGATGAGGATGGCTCCAGGAGCCTGAAACACAACAAGCGTATCCTGTTCCAGAGGATGGCCCCCTACCCCCAGCGCAAGGTCATCACCTTCAACCGCTACACTGATGACTTTGCCTTTGACATCAACTATGGAGACCTCAGCTTCTTGGGCCAAAATGACCTCAG TGTGTTTGGCTCTCTCAACCTGACCACAGTGCAGCTGTCTGGGGTGAGCAGCAGCTTCCAGAAGCACATGGATGCTGAGTCCAAGGGCATCAAGGCCCACTTCAACATGGATGAGAGTGGCATGCTCCTCCTGGACCGG gtggAGTCTGTCTTTGAGACTATTGtagaggagaaggatgaggaatCAACTCTGACAA AACTAGGAAATACCATTTCCAGCCTGTTTGGAGGGGGATCCTCAGAGCCCAATGCAAATGTGACGGAACCAGTTCAG GATGAGGAGGAGGTTCCTTCAGAGTCTGGGAAGGAGCAGAGCAAGGAGGAGGCTGCtccccaggaagagaagcaggAGCCTggggagaaacaggaggaggaggtccCAACCCAAGAGAAGACTAAGGGAGAGGCATTGGACAGCAAGGCTGACCCTCAG GAGGGAGGAAAAAATGGAGTGGCGGAGGAGGAGgcgaaggaggaggagaaggaggcgaAGGAGGCggcggaggaggagaaggaggcggCGGCGGAGGAGAAGGAGGCGGCGGAGGAGGAGAAGGCGGctgggaaggaggagaaggacgCAGCGGCGGCGAAGAAAGCCAAGCCTCAGAAGAGAACTAAGTTCTCTGAAGATGTCTCAGTGGAGCTCCAAGTGAACGACATCCTTAACCCTAGCTTGGAAGCTATCGCCTCCTCAAACAAGAA GCTCCAAGACCTGACTGATAGAGACCTGGAGaagcaggagagggagaagaccCTGAACAGCCTTGAGGCATTCATTTTTGAGACCCAG GACAAGATGTACCAGGAGGAGTACCAGGCGGTGGtgtcagaggaggagaaggagaccaTCACGACCAAGCTGAGCGAGGCGTCGGCCTGGATGGATGAGGATGGCTACTCTGCAGTCACCAAGGAGCTGCGGGAAAAGCTGCAGGAGCTCAGGAAACTGTGCAAGGCCATGTTCTTCCGTGTGGAGGAGCGCAGGAAGTGGCCCGACCACCTGGCCGCCCTGGAGAGCATGCTCAACCACTCCAGCTTCTTCCTCAG GAGCGTCAAACTAACACCAGAGGACGACCAAATCTTCACCGAAGTGGAGCTGAAGACGTTAGACAGAGTGATCAACGAGACCATT ACGTGGAAGAATGACACGGTGGCCGAGCAGGAGAAGCGTTCTCCCACAGAGCGGCCCGTGCTGCTGTCCAAAGACATAGAGTCCAAGCTGTCTCTGCTGGACCGCGAGGTCCACTACCTGCTGAACAAGGCCAAGTTTGCCAAGCCCAGGGCCAAGGCCAAGGCCAACAGCACCGTCTCGGAGAGCAGCAGCAAGGCCAACAGCACCGTCTCGGAGAGCAGCAGCAAGGCCAACAGCACCGTCTCGGAGAGCAGCAGCAAGGCCAACAGCAGCAAAACAGAGGAGAAAGTCATACATCCCAAGGAGGAGAATAAAGACAAAG AAGCCACTAAGGTGGTGCAGCCAGGAGAGGAACCGCCCACCAAAGAGCCCACTGGACAGAACACAGATTCGTCCAGCCAATCGCAGCCTAAAGATGAAACTGCAAGTACAG AATCAACAGAGAAAGACCAGTCCGAAAAGCATGTAGGGGATGAGTTATAA
- the LOC109873105 gene encoding hypoxia up-regulated protein 1 isoform X2, translated as MCQSSLSGTTTRLDPMRSRRVLGPMPALKKLNCCRLEKVTMRRKMLWALFCLVLALLPSQTASVAVMSVDLGSEWMKVAIVKPGVPMEIALNKESRRKTPIAVCLKENERLFGDGALGVSVKNPKFVYRYLQSLLGKKHDNPQVAFYQKRFSEHQLVKDASRGTVVFRNSEIMQYSPEELLGMVLNYSRGLAQDFAEQPIKDAVITVPAFFNQAERRAVLQAAQMAGVKVLQLINDNTAVALNYGVFRRKDINSTAQNMMFYDMGSGSTTATIVTYQTVKTKDSGTQPQLQIRGVGFDRSLGGFEMDLRLRDHLAKLFNEQKKTKKDVRENHRAMAKLLKEAQRLKTVLSANAEFMAQVEGLLDEMDFKAKVTRVEFEALCADLFERVPGPVQEALSSAEMSLDEIEQVILVGGSTRVPKVQEVLLKSVGKEELGKNINADEAAAMGAVYQAAALSKAFKVKPFLVREAAVFPIQVEFTRETEDEDGSRSLKHNKRILFQRMAPYPQRKVITFNRYTDDFAFDINYGDLSFLGQNDLSVFGSLNLTTVQLSGVSSSFQKHMDAESKGIKAHFNMDESGMLLLDRVESVFETIVEEKDEESTLTKLGNTISSLFGGGSSEPNANVTEPVQDEEEVPSESGKEQSKEEAAPQEEKQEPGEKQEEEVPTQEKTKGEALDSKADPQEGGKNGVAEEEAKEEEKEAKEAAEEEKEAAAEEKEAAEEEKAAGKEEKDAAAAKKAKPQKRTKFSEDVSVELQVNDILNPSLEAIASSNKKLQDLTDRDLEKQEREKTLNSLEAFIFETQDKMYQEEYQAVVSEEEKETITTKLSEASAWMDEDGYSAVTKELREKLQELRKLCKAMFFRVEERRKWPDHLAALESMLNHSSFFLRSVKLTPEDDQIFTEVELKTLDRVINETITWKNDTVAEQEKRSPTERPVLLSKDIESKLSLLDREVHYLLNKAKFAKPRAKAKANSTVSESSSKANSTVSESSSKANSSKTEEKVIHPKEENKDKEATKVVQPGEEPPTKEPTGQNTDSSSQSQPKDETASTESTEKDQSEKHVGDEL; from the exons GGAGTCCAGGAGGAAAACTCCAATAGCTGTGTGTTTGAAAGAAAATGAGCGACTTTTTGGAGACGGTGCATTAGGAGTG TCTGTGAAGAACCCCAAATTTGTCTATAGGTATCTTCAGAGCCTCCTAGGCAAGAAGCACGACAACCCACAGGTGGCGTTCTACCAGAAACGTTTCTCCGAGCACCAACTGGTGAAAGATGCGAGTCGGGGCACAGTTGTCTTTAGAAACTCGGA AATAATGCAGTACTCTCCAGAGGAGCTCCTGGGCATGGTTTTGAACTATTCACGTGGACTGGCTCAGGACTTTGCAG AGCAGCCCATCAAAGATGCAGTGATCACCGTCCCAGCCTTTTTCAATCAGGCAGAGCGTAGGGCGGTCCTGCAGGCCGCACAGATGGCAGGTGTTAAGGTTCTTCAGCTCATCAACGACAACACGGCGGTGGCGCTCAACTACGGTGTCTTCAGGAGGAAAGACATCAACAGCACAGCTCAG AACATGATGTTCTATGACATGGGTTCAGGCAGCACGACGGCAACCATCGTCACATACCAGACAGTCAAGACCAAAGATTCTGGCACCCAGCCACAGCTCCAGATCCGAGGAGTAGG GTTTGACCGCTCTCTGGGGGGCTTTGAGATGGATCTGCGGCTGCGGGACCACCTAGCCAAGCTGTTCAACGAGCAGAAGAAGACCAAGAAGGACGTGAGGGAGAACCACCGCGCCATGGCCAAGCTCCTCAAGGAGGCCCAGAGACTCAAGACGGTGCTGAGCGCCAACGCCGAATTCATGGCACAG GTGGAGGGGCTTCTAGATGAAATGGACTTCAAGGCCAAAGTGACCCGTGTGGAGTTTGAGGCCCTGTGTGCTGACCTGTTTGAGAGAGTGCCTGGACCCGTACAGGAGGCCCTTAGCTCTGCAGAGATGTCCCTG GACGAGATTGAACAGGTGATCCTGGTGGGCGGCTCCACCCGAGTGCCTAAGGTGCAGGAGGTGCTGCTCAAATCCGTTGGGAA agaggagCTGGGAAAGAACATCAATGCAGACGAGGCTGCAGCTATGGGTGCTGTGTACCAGGCCGCTGCCCTCAGCAAGGCCTTTAAAGTTAAACCCTTCCTGGTCAGGGAGGCAGCTGTTTTCCCCATCCAG GTGGAGTTCACCAGGGAGACGGAGGATGAGGATGGCTCCAGGAGCCTGAAACACAACAAGCGTATCCTGTTCCAGAGGATGGCCCCCTACCCCCAGCGCAAGGTCATCACCTTCAACCGCTACACTGATGACTTTGCCTTTGACATCAACTATGGAGACCTCAGCTTCTTGGGCCAAAATGACCTCAG TGTGTTTGGCTCTCTCAACCTGACCACAGTGCAGCTGTCTGGGGTGAGCAGCAGCTTCCAGAAGCACATGGATGCTGAGTCCAAGGGCATCAAGGCCCACTTCAACATGGATGAGAGTGGCATGCTCCTCCTGGACCGG gtggAGTCTGTCTTTGAGACTATTGtagaggagaaggatgaggaatCAACTCTGACAA AACTAGGAAATACCATTTCCAGCCTGTTTGGAGGGGGATCCTCAGAGCCCAATGCAAATGTGACGGAACCAGTTCAG GATGAGGAGGAGGTTCCTTCAGAGTCTGGGAAGGAGCAGAGCAAGGAGGAGGCTGCtccccaggaagagaagcaggAGCCTggggagaaacaggaggaggaggtccCAACCCAAGAGAAGACTAAGGGAGAGGCATTGGACAGCAAGGCTGACCCTCAG GAGGGAGGAAAAAATGGAGTGGCGGAGGAGGAGgcgaaggaggaggagaaggaggcgaAGGAGGCggcggaggaggagaaggaggcggCGGCGGAGGAGAAGGAGGCGGCGGAGGAGGAGAAGGCGGctgggaaggaggagaaggacgCAGCGGCGGCGAAGAAAGCCAAGCCTCAGAAGAGAACTAAGTTCTCTGAAGATGTCTCAGTGGAGCTCCAAGTGAACGACATCCTTAACCCTAGCTTGGAAGCTATCGCCTCCTCAAACAAGAA GCTCCAAGACCTGACTGATAGAGACCTGGAGaagcaggagagggagaagaccCTGAACAGCCTTGAGGCATTCATTTTTGAGACCCAG GACAAGATGTACCAGGAGGAGTACCAGGCGGTGGtgtcagaggaggagaaggagaccaTCACGACCAAGCTGAGCGAGGCGTCGGCCTGGATGGATGAGGATGGCTACTCTGCAGTCACCAAGGAGCTGCGGGAAAAGCTGCAGGAGCTCAGGAAACTGTGCAAGGCCATGTTCTTCCGTGTGGAGGAGCGCAGGAAGTGGCCCGACCACCTGGCCGCCCTGGAGAGCATGCTCAACCACTCCAGCTTCTTCCTCAG GAGCGTCAAACTAACACCAGAGGACGACCAAATCTTCACCGAAGTGGAGCTGAAGACGTTAGACAGAGTGATCAACGAGACCATT ACGTGGAAGAATGACACGGTGGCCGAGCAGGAGAAGCGTTCTCCCACAGAGCGGCCCGTGCTGCTGTCCAAAGACATAGAGTCCAAGCTGTCTCTGCTGGACCGCGAGGTCCACTACCTGCTGAACAAGGCCAAGTTTGCCAAGCCCAGGGCCAAGGCCAAG GCCAACAGCACCGTCTCGGAGAGCAGCAGCAAGGCCAACAGCACCGTCTCGGAGAGCAGCAGCAAGGCCAACAGCAGCAAAACAGAGGAGAAAGTCATACATCCCAAGGAGGAGAATAAAGACAAAG AAGCCACTAAGGTGGTGCAGCCAGGAGAGGAACCGCCCACCAAAGAGCCCACTGGACAGAACACAGATTCGTCCAGCCAATCGCAGCCTAAAGATGAAACTGCAAGTACAG AATCAACAGAGAAAGACCAGTCCGAAAAGCATGTAGGGGATGAGTTATAA